The following proteins come from a genomic window of Gossypium raimondii isolate GPD5lz chromosome 5, ASM2569854v1, whole genome shotgun sequence:
- the LOC128041387 gene encoding uncharacterized protein LOC128041387, translating into MELILLLVKIIGTVVLVGVSVMFLRLLDALVLTPKRIRSQLQIQPITQSTPPPSLAPNNTQFKGKPVWFNAYVFTEGNTDFAEEASGYGRKWVRQRGYEDDNVVSPGRYVCKCEYGFPKLVSFKKDDEDDLVRASLFTRWLTCLFLPVHIIKFQN; encoded by the exons ATGGAATTAATATTGCTTCTTGTGAAGATCATTGGGACAGTGGTGTTGGTTGGAGTTAGTGTGATGTTCCTTCGCCTGTTGGATGCTCTTGTTTTGACTCCCAAAAGGATTCGTTCCCAGCTCCAAATTCAACCCATCACCCAAAGTACTCCGCCCCCTTCCTTGGCCCCAAACAACACCCAATTCAAAGGGAAACCGGTGTG GTTCAACGCATATGTTTTCACCGAGGGGAATACGGATTTTGCAGAGGAAGCATCCGGATATGGCCGAAAATGGGTACGTCAGAGAGGCTACGAGGATGATAATGTGGTTTCTCCAGGGAGGTATGTCTGTAAATGTGAATATGGGTTTCCCAAGTTGGTCAGTTTCAAGAAAGACGACGAGGATGATCTCGTTCGTGCAAGTCTCTTCACTAGGTGGCTCACCTGTCTTTTTCTACCGgttcatattattaaattccaGAATTAA
- the LOC105765925 gene encoding uncharacterized protein LOC105765925, whose amino-acid sequence MAPKTKFSTHRERATNPLVWCAAIICTILTVAVIIAGIVTFIGYLVIHPRVPYVSVMDAHLDHIQIDYAGILEIQVTILIRAQNGNEKAHASFSDSSYSLSLNGEVVAQLVAPPFEVGKNSSVDFNYVVPSSPIPLRPDQAEDVDTGLKKDLITFDLKGSTWVRWRIGHLASVKFLCRLECRLRFHPLNGTYIPSRCSSKAK is encoded by the coding sequence ATGGCCCCAAAAACAAAGTTCTCAACACATCGGGAACGAGCAACCAATCCGCTGGTGTGGTGTGCTGCTATCATCTGCACCATCTTGACCGTAGCAGTCATCATCGCAGGCATTGTTACCTTCATAGGATACTTAGTTATACATCCCAGGGTGCCTTACGTCAGTGTCATGGATGCTCACCTAGACCATATCCAGATCGATTATGCGGGTATTCTGGAAATTCAGGTAACCATACTAATTCGAGCCCAGAATGGGAACGAAAAGGCACATGCAAGCTTCTCGGATTCGAGTTACAGCCTAAGCTTGAACGGGGAAGTGGTGGCGCAGCTGGTAGCACCACCCTTTGAAGTAGGTAAGAACAGTTCGGTTGATTTTAACTATGTAGTGCCATCTTCACCCATACCCTTAAGACCAGATCAAGCAGAGGATGTGGACACGGGGTTGAAGAAAGATTTGATTACATTCGATTTAAAAGGCAGTACCTGGGTGAGATGGAGAATAGGGCACCTGGCTTCAGTTAAGTTCTTGTGTCGTCTTGAGTGCCGGTTGCGTTTCCATCCTTTGAATGGAACTTACATTCCTTCACGCTGTAGTTCCAAGGCCAAATAA
- the LOC105766931 gene encoding uncharacterized protein LOC105766931 — MSDLREMFPRLSLFEDESLLAKLQVLGPELVFESDDKVRFIRDRLKAASDRYKSYADLKRRDIEYSVGDFIFFKVELPPELDRIHDVLHVSMLRWYRSDLSHVVSVEEIEFRSDLTFEEELIHILGQDVKVLRRKSIPLVKVLWQNHGIEEATWELEDLMH, encoded by the exons ATGTCTGATTTGAGGGAAATGTTTCCTCGCCTAAGTCTGTTTGAAGATGAGAGTCTGTTAGCTAAGTTGCAA GTTTTAGGACCTGAGTTGGTTTTCGAGAGTGATGACAAAGTTAGGTTCATTCGGGATCGTCTTAAGGCGGCTTCTGATAGATATAAgtcttatgcagatttgaaaaggaGGGATATCGAGTACTCTGTGGGTGACTTTATCTTTTTTAAG GTAGAGTTACCTCCAGAGTTAGACCGTATCCATGACGTATTACACGTCTCTATGTTAAGATGGTATCGGTCTGATCTATCTCACGTTGTTtctgttgaggagatcgagTTTAGATCGGATTTGACATTTGAAGAGGAGCTGATTCATATTTTGGGTCAAGATGTAAAAGTTCTAAGGAGGAAGTCTATTCCGTTAGTTAAGGTTTTGTGGCAGAATCATGGCATtgaggaagccacgtgggaactaGAGGACTTGATGCATTAA